From the genome of Colletotrichum destructivum chromosome 10, complete sequence, one region includes:
- a CDS encoding Putative heterokaryon incompatibility — translation MVTASPDDYCSACHDFDPQGPLHERDAVLRDTFGIHRVALENRTPAELRSRRDDCYRCAVLLAAAYKLASDWDKMTIWLEDHQNPKISLTGKDACSFELYTTEADSAVKHLHPLLEVPASPRSEATMDFMARQVKDCHDNHDKCKINHEFMPKRLIRLTDKGGHIIHPDEPVPYIALSYCWGGDKNIRTLRANITAHMDSINLGHLPRCFRDVAVIAPRLGINHLWVDSLCIIQDDHADWEDQFPRMSWVYKNASVVIAAAAIGNCQESFLGDDEDDERMRRPESFVIRDAHPSQPAAVRARAVPTIGLHEDLQSFYSARDPLDCRGWPLQERLLATRILVYSRTELQWSCQTLQACEGGHTSSPNHPFTPLITIDTAEKAFSLWHSQVMEFSKRRLTFETDKLPAISAVAGHVADVTGSRYIAGLWRDNLIRDMCWERHMFESLKWEATRQWRAPSFSWASVAGNVFYNDNSIAAKGFYLSQVVDAGATRQSNPVFGQVVDAWVDMEAPLIEATLETHPPYDGSDLFDYNNPGAMFPHGHPETLFLAKVGGWQIPFRGDTHLAPGPIRPTPRESAHGLGNTAYRVRDVDSVELSPPVTVWVMIVGYWWEYTNKYPNGQRWLTSIVLGRSERQPGAYERLGYKNQPWPPWEKIPQEDFDRINAHVQNEGEKQHFRIV, via the coding sequence ATGGTCACGGCGAGCCCCGACGACTACTGCTCCGCATGCCACGACTTTGACCCCCAGGGCCCGCTCCACGAGCGCGATGCCGTCCTCCGCGACACTTTCGGCATCCACCGTGTGGCGCTCGAGAACCGGACGCCGGCCGAGCTGCGGAGCCGCCGCGATGACTGCTACCGCTGCGCCgtgctgctcgccgccgcctacaAGCTGGCGTCCGACTGGGACAAGATGACCATCTGGCTCGAGGACCATCAGAACCCAAAGATCTCGCTCACCGGCAAGGACGCCTGCTCCTTCGAGCTGTACACCACCGAGGCCGACAGCGCGGTCAAGCACCTCCATCCGCTCCTCGAGGTCCCGGCCTCTCCCCGCTCCGAAGCCACCATGGACTTCATGGCCCGCCAGGTGAAGGACTGCCACGACAACCACGACAAGTGCAAGATCAACCATGAGTTCATGCCAAAGAGGCTCATCAGGCTCACCGACAAGGGCGGCCACATCATCCACCCCGACGAGCCGGTGCCCTACATCGCGCTGAGCTACTGCTGGGGCGGCGACAAGAACATCCGCACCCTCCGCGCCAACATCACGGCGCACATGGACTCGATCAACCTGGGCCACCTGCCGCGCTGCTTCCGggacgtcgccgtcatcgccccGCGCCTCGGCATCAACCACCTCTGGGTCGACAGCCTATGCATCATCCAGGACGACCACGCCGACTGGGAGGACCAGTTCCCGCGCATGTCCTGGGTCTACAAGAACGCGagcgtcgtcatcgccgccgccgccatcggcaacTGCCAGGAGtccttcctcggcgacgacgaggacgacgagaggATGCGCCGCCCGGAATCCTTCGTCATCCGCGacgcccacccctcccagccagccgccgtgcgcgcccgcgccgtccCGACCATCGGCCTCCACGAGGACCTCCAGTCCTTCTACAGCGCGCGCGACCCCCTCGACTGCCGCGGCTGGCCGCTCCAGGAACGCCTCCTGGCCACGCGCATCCTCGTCTACTCGCGGACGGAGCTGCAGTGGTCGTGCCAGACCCTGCAGGCCTGCGAGGGCGGCCACACGAGCTCCCCCAACCACCCCTTCACGCCgctcatcaccatcgacacggccgagaaggcgtTTTCGCTCTGGCACAGCCAGGTCATGGAGTTCTCCAAGCGCCGCCTCACCTTTGAGACGGACAAGCTGcccgccatctcggccgtggcCGGCCACGTTGCCGACGTCACCGGCTCGCGGTACATCGCCGGCCTGTGGCGCGACAATCTCATCCGCGACATGTGCTGGGAGCGCCACATGTTCGAGAGCCTCAAGTGGGAGGCGACGCGCCAGTGGCGCGCCCCGTCCTTCTCCTGGGCCAGCGTGGCGGGCAACGTCTTCTACAACGACaactccatcgccgccaagggctTCTACCTCTcccaggtcgtcgacgccggggcCACGCGCCAGAGCAACCCCGTCttcggccaggtcgtcgacgcctgGGTCGACATGGAGGCGCCGCTGATCGAGGCCACCCTCGAGACGCACCCGCCCTACGACGGCAGCGACCTGTTCGACTACAACAACCCCGGCGCCATGTTTCCCCACGGCCACCCAGAGAcgctcttcctcgccaaggtcggcggGTGGCAGATCCCCTTCCGGGGCGACACGCACCTGGCGCCGGGACCGATCCGCCCCACGCCGAGGGAATCTGCCCACGGGCTGGGAAACACGGCGTACCGCGTGAGAGACGTCGACAGCGTCGAGCTGAGCCCGCCCGTGACGGTGTGGGTGATGATCGTGGGGTACTGGTGGGAGTATACGAACAAGTACCCCAACGGCCAGCGGTGGTTGACGAGCATCGTCTTGGGACGGTCGGAGCGTCAGCCCGGCGCATACGAGCGGCTAGGGTACAAGAACCagccgtggccgccgtggGAGAAGATTCCGCAGGAGGACTTTGACAGGATCAACGCTCACGTTCAAAACGAGGGGGAGAAGCAGCACTTCCGCATTGTCTAA